The following proteins come from a genomic window of Leptospira bandrabouensis:
- the tsf gene encoding translation elongation factor Ts: MAVSSEQIKDLRERTGAGMMDCKKALEEKGGDIEKAVTYLREKGLAKAAKRAGRETGEGKVIAYVHGTGKTGVLVELNCETDFVANNEAFEALGKEIALQITAMNPLYVNEESIPQSEIDNEMSVQKALLEKEGKKADQIEKILPGKMKKYFEEICLIHQKSIRDNSKTINDLLQEAIAKFGENITVGRFSRFQVGGN, encoded by the coding sequence ATGGCAGTTAGCTCCGAACAAATCAAAGATCTCCGCGAACGAACTGGTGCGGGGATGATGGACTGCAAAAAAGCCCTTGAAGAAAAGGGTGGCGATATTGAAAAAGCAGTTACATACTTAAGAGAAAAAGGTTTAGCGAAAGCAGCAAAACGTGCAGGTCGCGAAACTGGTGAAGGAAAAGTCATCGCTTATGTTCACGGAACAGGAAAAACAGGAGTTCTTGTAGAGCTCAACTGTGAAACTGATTTCGTAGCAAACAATGAAGCGTTTGAAGCTCTTGGAAAAGAGATCGCTCTTCAAATCACTGCGATGAACCCACTTTATGTGAACGAGGAATCCATTCCTCAGTCAGAAATTGACAATGAGATGAGTGTGCAAAAAGCACTTCTTGAAAAAGAAGGCAAAAAGGCAGATCAAATCGAAAAAATCCTTCCTGGTAAAATGAAAAAATACTTCGAAGAAATTTGTCTCATCCACCAAAAATCGATTCGTGACAACTCCAAAACCATCAATGACCTTCTCCAAGAAGCCATTGCGAAGTTTGGAGAGAACATTACAGTTGGTAGGTTCTCGAGGTTCCAAGTAGGTGGGAACTAG
- the pyrH gene encoding UMP kinase: MGTSPRFKRILIKISGEALAGEGELGIDTNKTFSLAGQIKEVHDLGLEVAVVVGGGNMIRGETLAKSGMDRATADYMGMLGTIMNGLALQDACEKQGMFTRVLSAIEMKSVAEPYIRRRAVRHLEKNRVIIFAGGTGNPYFTTDTTASLRAVEVGCEVILKATKVDGVYTADPKKDPNAKRYLEVSFMESIKHRLKVMDSTALSLCMDNNMPIIVFDIFKAGNLRKLIDGEPIGTLISNSEEVILDGR, translated from the coding sequence GTGGGAACTAGTCCGCGTTTCAAACGAATCCTAATTAAAATCTCCGGCGAGGCTCTCGCCGGTGAGGGTGAACTTGGTATTGATACCAACAAAACATTCTCACTTGCCGGACAAATCAAAGAAGTTCATGACTTAGGTCTGGAAGTTGCTGTCGTTGTGGGCGGTGGAAATATGATCCGTGGCGAAACATTAGCAAAGTCTGGAATGGACAGAGCCACTGCCGATTATATGGGTATGCTTGGCACCATCATGAATGGTCTCGCCTTACAAGATGCATGCGAAAAACAAGGGATGTTTACCCGAGTTCTTTCTGCCATCGAAATGAAATCCGTTGCAGAACCTTATATTCGTAGGCGTGCGGTTCGCCATTTAGAAAAAAATCGTGTCATTATTTTTGCCGGTGGAACAGGAAATCCGTATTTTACAACAGATACAACTGCGTCACTACGTGCTGTGGAAGTAGGGTGTGAAGTCATTCTGAAGGCCACAAAAGTGGACGGAGTGTACACCGCAGATCCTAAAAAAGATCCAAATGCAAAACGTTACTTGGAAGTTTCTTTTATGGAGTCCATCAAACACCGTTTAAAGGTAATGGATTCAACTGCTCTTAGTCTCTGTATGGACAATAATATGCCCATTATCGTGTTTGATATTTTTAAAGCAGGAAATTTAAGAAAATTAATCGATGGAGAACCAATTGGAACGTTAATCTCCAATTCAGAGGAAGTGATTTTAGATGGTAGATGA
- the frr gene encoding ribosome recycling factor — translation MVDEIIKSMQSKMDKTVEALKKDFGTIRTGKASPMMVEDVRVDYYGTLTPLNQLGKIACPEPRMILITPFEKGMLKDIEKAIFAASLGLTPNNDGSSIRINIPELTGERRKELAKVVKQKAEEKKVAIRNIRRDANDELKKHQAEMSQDELKGHQDKIQKITDSYIAKLGDLEKEKEKEITTL, via the coding sequence ATGGTAGATGAAATTATAAAATCCATGCAGTCCAAAATGGATAAAACGGTTGAGGCTTTGAAAAAAGACTTCGGTACCATTCGTACGGGAAAAGCAAGTCCTATGATGGTGGAAGATGTAAGAGTGGACTATTATGGAACACTAACTCCCTTAAACCAACTTGGTAAAATTGCTTGTCCAGAACCTCGTATGATTCTCATCACTCCTTTTGAAAAAGGAATGTTGAAAGACATTGAAAAAGCAATTTTTGCTGCAAGTCTTGGACTTACACCAAATAACGACGGTTCTAGCATTCGTATCAATATCCCTGAGTTAACAGGGGAAAGACGGAAAGAGTTGGCAAAAGTGGTCAAACAAAAGGCCGAAGAAAAAAAAGTTGCCATTCGTAATATCCGTCGTGATGCCAATGATGAATTAAAAAAACACCAAGCAGAAATGTCCCAAGATGAACTCAAAGGCCACCAAGATAAAATCCAAAAAATTACGGATTCTTATATTGCCAAATTGGGAGATTTAGAAAAGGAAAAAGAAAAAGAGATCACCACTCTTTAA
- a CDS encoding isoprenyl transferase — MKLNTIPAHIAVIMDGNGRWAESQGKKRTEGHREGANAIDRLLDVALEYKIPNISLYAFSTENWKRPITEIQAIFGLLVEFIETRLDTIHSKGIRIHHSGARNKLSKTVLAKIDHAMAVTKKNKKLTANFCLNYGGHEEILSNFSRIMAVRKSKKESVDKPISPKEFEKYLYTFPLPPVDLLIRTAGEQRISNFLLWQSAYAEMYFTNTLWPDFGRTSLEEALLFFDSRKRKFGGLL; from the coding sequence ATGAAGTTGAACACAATCCCTGCCCACATTGCTGTCATCATGGACGGAAATGGAAGGTGGGCCGAAAGCCAAGGGAAAAAAAGAACCGAAGGCCATAGAGAAGGGGCGAACGCAATTGATCGCCTTTTGGATGTGGCTTTGGAATACAAAATCCCCAATATCTCCCTTTATGCTTTTTCAACAGAAAATTGGAAACGTCCAATTACCGAAATCCAAGCCATCTTTGGTTTGTTAGTTGAGTTTATTGAAACAAGGCTTGATACCATTCATTCCAAGGGAATTCGCATCCACCACAGTGGAGCACGTAATAAACTTTCGAAAACTGTCCTTGCCAAAATTGACCATGCGATGGCGGTCACAAAAAAGAACAAAAAACTAACGGCCAACTTTTGTTTGAACTATGGTGGTCACGAAGAGATCCTGAGTAATTTTTCTAGGATCATGGCAGTGCGTAAGTCCAAAAAAGAATCTGTGGACAAACCCATTAGTCCTAAAGAATTTGAAAAATATTTGTATACATTCCCTTTGCCGCCGGTAGATTTATTGATCAGAACTGCGGGAGAACAAAGGATTTCCAATTTTCTTTTGTGGCAGAGTGCCTATGCTGAAATGTATTTCACAAATACACTTTGGCCGGACTTTGGAAGAACCTCTTTGGAGGAAGCCCTTCTTTTTTTTGATTCCCGAAAACGTAAATTTGGTGGTTTGTTATGA
- a CDS encoding phosphatidate cytidylyltransferase yields MSETTLRILSAIVLTFVYVFMIFHSSFYYLEFYAFGCITIYLGLKELYAFCRREDSKPFFGTGLIFSLLIFTVYYIQFLGLQFEVTPPAFVLQLSKILREGFHPIPFLLVALSLTVWILQILKRPLDGALFSASATILGPIYLAIPIGHFLLLLAFPFGAYYIFLVSVITFMSDAGAYFGGRWFGKHPAGLKISPKKTWEGYVTGNITAVVGVQILNATWEHFSGVKLPVGVIESIIVAFVVSIISVMGDLAESAMKRDAKIKDSGSLIPGHGGVLDLADALLFTVPVIYYYFLFKGILGYAV; encoded by the coding sequence ATGAGTGAGACAACACTCCGTATTCTATCTGCAATCGTACTCACTTTTGTATATGTGTTTATGATCTTCCATAGTTCCTTTTACTATTTGGAATTCTATGCCTTTGGTTGTATTACCATCTACTTGGGTTTAAAAGAATTGTATGCATTTTGCAGAAGAGAAGATTCCAAACCTTTTTTTGGAACTGGCCTTATCTTTTCCCTTTTGATATTTACTGTATACTACATTCAATTTTTAGGCCTTCAATTTGAAGTCACTCCTCCTGCTTTTGTTTTGCAACTTTCTAAGATCCTCAGAGAAGGTTTCCATCCGATTCCTTTTTTACTCGTTGCCCTTTCTCTGACCGTTTGGATTTTACAAATACTAAAACGCCCGTTAGATGGAGCTTTGTTTTCTGCAAGTGCTACTATTTTAGGACCAATCTATTTAGCAATTCCCATAGGACATTTTTTACTTCTTCTCGCTTTCCCTTTCGGTGCTTATTATATCTTTTTAGTATCTGTGATTACTTTTATGAGTGATGCCGGTGCTTATTTTGGTGGTCGTTGGTTTGGAAAACATCCTGCGGGACTCAAGATCTCTCCTAAAAAAACTTGGGAAGGCTATGTCACAGGAAATATCACTGCTGTTGTTGGTGTCCAAATTCTCAACGCCACTTGGGAACATTTCAGTGGTGTGAAGTTACCTGTGGGAGTCATTGAATCCATTATCGTTGCCTTTGTGGTATCCATTATTTCTGTGATGGGTGATTTGGCCGAGTCAGCCATGAAGCGAGATGCTAAAATCAAAGATTCAGGAAGTTTGATTCCTGGTCATGGTGGGGTTTTAGATTTAGCAGACGCCCTTTTATTTACCGTTCCTGTGATTTATTATTATTTCCTATTTAAGGGAATTCTCGGTTACGCGGTCTGA
- the dxr gene encoding 1-deoxy-D-xylulose-5-phosphate reductoisomerase, whose product MVGVSVLGISGSVGTSTVKVLRQFRDSFSLRSFSVHSNLDLAKSLMDEFSPEVISITDAKLEGGLGSKYKSTTILYGEDSLSDLVRLPSVSVVVTAVVGARGVKPTIAAIEAGKKIAIANKETLVTFGPLINRLVAKYNTLMVPVDSEHNALFQLIEREKRSNIRSITLTASGGSFRTLPIEELEHVSVKQALNHPTWSMGPKITVDSAGLINKGLEVIEAHYLFGFSYDEIEVVIHPQSLTHGIIETMDGACLQYTSHPDMIYPIAHSLFYPTPTPKMLVERKPGTWKTLEFFPPDLSRYPGLRLAFQAGRAGGTAPCVFNAANEEAVALFLEEKISFTAIPKLIESALNKIENAFPSDLEGYLEKDQKTRELIQKEFLRGGVTI is encoded by the coding sequence ATGGTTGGAGTATCCGTATTAGGAATTTCTGGTTCTGTTGGCACTTCGACAGTGAAGGTACTCCGCCAATTTAGAGATTCCTTTTCTTTACGTAGTTTTTCCGTTCATTCCAATTTAGATCTTGCGAAATCACTGATGGATGAATTCTCTCCGGAAGTGATTTCGATCACCGATGCAAAGTTAGAAGGTGGTCTTGGATCCAAATACAAATCCACTACCATCCTCTACGGGGAAGATTCATTATCTGATTTAGTTCGCCTGCCTTCTGTTTCTGTGGTTGTGACTGCTGTTGTGGGTGCAAGAGGGGTAAAACCTACCATCGCCGCCATCGAAGCGGGGAAAAAAATTGCCATCGCCAATAAAGAAACACTCGTGACCTTTGGTCCACTGATCAACCGTTTGGTGGCAAAATACAATACATTAATGGTTCCTGTGGATTCCGAACACAATGCACTTTTTCAGTTGATAGAAAGAGAAAAAAGATCCAATATTCGCTCCATCACTCTCACTGCCTCGGGAGGAAGTTTTCGAACCCTTCCTATCGAAGAATTGGAACATGTATCCGTCAAACAGGCGCTAAACCATCCAACTTGGTCGATGGGCCCAAAAATCACTGTGGACTCTGCGGGACTGATCAACAAGGGTCTTGAAGTCATCGAAGCTCATTATTTATTTGGATTTTCTTATGACGAAATTGAAGTGGTGATCCACCCGCAATCACTGACTCACGGAATCATTGAAACCATGGACGGTGCTTGTTTGCAATACACAAGCCATCCTGATATGATTTATCCCATTGCTCATTCTTTGTTTTATCCAACACCAACACCAAAGATGCTCGTCGAAAGAAAACCTGGGACTTGGAAGACTTTGGAATTTTTTCCTCCTGATCTAAGTCGTTATCCGGGACTTCGTTTGGCTTTCCAAGCAGGAAGGGCAGGGGGAACGGCGCCATGTGTGTTTAACGCAGCCAATGAAGAGGCAGTTGCATTATTTTTAGAAGAAAAAATTTCTTTTACCGCCATTCCCAAGTTAATCGAATCGGCATTAAATAAAATAGAAAATGCCTTCCCGAGTGATCTGGAAGGGTATTTAGAAAAAGATCAGAAAACACGCGAATTAATTCAAAAAGAATTTCTAAGAGGGGGAGTGACTATATGA
- a CDS encoding site-2 protease family protein, which produces MIIMIFGAVFMLAVSIFIHELGHLLCGKLVGVEARIFSLGYGKGIWKKRIGKTIYQITAIPIGGYVLFRGDDYSKNKKPRQGDLLSTPPLRRMIPVLGGPFANLVLGFILLFILELSGDSPSSNRIFIEDANKVSSPAYTAGLRTGDQIVSINGKPTESFEDIFTNVSLTTGDPIEVSYKREDVVKTVQIVPNLYSAGGHPTIGVMPFGERRVVATFTYGEQLSHFMANILDREDKSSAYFQEKIEERKDEIPEELLKQREIQEREKSLRRRALSFLKDGDMILQVAGVDVHTVPELQTELGKHQGKTIPVVVERKTYPLLTPWATETVTIQIPVLGANVFEFWDIRHPKFPELGIPYFRLDSYDAEIENRLSNLKIEDKTFDKADAISEYLKQSSGRKDIWIGNMKYSADVNLKPIGLLGFRASMKFEAEKLQKETTVYSSFVGASSKVYENVSTTLKGIGMLFSGLLSPKENLSGPIGIVQIAGISLEYGWVTYLDFVAKISLALMVMNLLPIPMADGGHIVLYAYEAITGRPLPRKAIEAIFRLGFFFLIGLGLYVSFNDVMRIF; this is translated from the coding sequence ATGATCATCATGATATTCGGGGCCGTATTCATGTTAGCGGTTTCTATTTTTATCCATGAGTTGGGGCACCTCTTATGTGGAAAGTTAGTCGGAGTGGAAGCTCGGATTTTTTCTCTTGGTTACGGCAAGGGGATTTGGAAAAAAAGAATTGGGAAAACCATCTACCAAATCACGGCCATTCCGATTGGAGGATATGTTCTTTTTCGTGGGGATGACTATTCTAAAAATAAAAAACCAAGACAAGGGGATTTACTTTCCACACCTCCACTTCGAAGAATGATTCCAGTGCTTGGTGGACCATTCGCTAATTTGGTGTTAGGTTTTATTTTACTTTTTATTTTAGAACTTTCGGGAGATAGTCCTTCTTCCAATCGAATTTTTATCGAAGATGCCAACAAGGTTTCGAGTCCTGCTTACACCGCGGGCCTTCGCACTGGGGATCAAATTGTTTCCATTAATGGAAAACCTACAGAAAGTTTTGAAGATATTTTTACCAATGTGAGTTTGACCACGGGTGATCCAATCGAAGTTTCTTATAAACGGGAAGACGTAGTTAAAACCGTACAAATTGTACCGAATCTATATTCTGCGGGTGGACATCCCACCATTGGAGTGATGCCATTTGGAGAAAGAAGGGTTGTGGCAACCTTTACTTACGGAGAACAACTGAGCCACTTTATGGCAAATATTCTGGATCGTGAAGACAAATCTTCTGCGTATTTCCAAGAAAAAATCGAAGAAAGAAAAGATGAAATCCCGGAAGAACTTTTAAAACAAAGAGAGATCCAAGAAAGAGAAAAATCCCTTCGTAGGCGTGCCTTATCCTTTTTGAAAGATGGGGATATGATTTTGCAAGTGGCTGGTGTGGATGTGCATACCGTTCCTGAATTGCAAACGGAGCTTGGAAAACACCAGGGGAAAACCATTCCTGTTGTTGTGGAAAGAAAAACATACCCGCTCCTCACCCCTTGGGCGACTGAAACTGTAACAATTCAAATTCCTGTGTTAGGTGCCAATGTATTTGAATTTTGGGATATCAGACATCCTAAATTTCCCGAACTAGGAATTCCATACTTCCGATTGGATAGTTATGATGCTGAAATTGAAAATCGCCTTTCTAATTTAAAGATAGAAGATAAAACCTTCGACAAAGCCGATGCAATCAGCGAATACTTAAAACAATCATCGGGTAGAAAAGATATCTGGATTGGGAATATGAAATATTCCGCTGATGTCAATTTAAAACCCATTGGGCTTCTCGGATTTCGTGCTTCGATGAAATTTGAAGCAGAGAAATTACAAAAAGAAACAACCGTCTATTCTTCGTTTGTGGGTGCTTCTTCAAAAGTGTATGAAAATGTATCCACTACCTTAAAAGGGATAGGGATGTTATTTTCTGGACTTCTATCTCCAAAAGAGAATTTATCTGGTCCCATTGGGATTGTACAAATTGCAGGAATTAGTTTGGAATATGGTTGGGTGACTTATCTTGACTTTGTTGCAAAAATTTCCTTAGCGCTTATGGTGATGAATTTATTGCCGATTCCTATGGCTGACGGCGGACATATTGTTCTTTATGCTTATGAAGCCATTACAGGTAGACCACTCCCAAGAAAAGCAATCGAAGCTATCTTTCGATTGGGATTTTTCTTTCTCATTGGACTTGGACTTTATGTTTCGTTCAATGATGTGATGCGTATTTTTTAA
- a CDS encoding proline--tRNA ligase, whose protein sequence is MKASSYLIPTAKEDPQDAVVASHKLMTRAGLIRKSAAGLYSYLPLGLRVLKKIEGIVRSEMDRAGGLEFQLPILTPSEIWKESGRWDKMGKEMFRLKDRHDNESCLGPTHEESFCVLVKPMVRSYKDLPINVYQIHTKFRDEIRPRFGVIRSREFTMKDAYSFHLDDESLDKTYQTMRKTYRRIFAGMGLSTIPVQADSGNMGGSASEEFMVVSPIGEETLTICPSCQYSGNIEKTPVIRNAALAKQAFAGNDKIHTPSKKSISEVADFLKTKEENLLKAVALWADGTYVLVFLEGDRELNENKLKNHLGCNELRPMGPAEMEKLGLVPGFIGPGFPKSESLKIIIDSLIDWNFGYVSGANEVDYHIAGVSLLDFFKEEEVTKIDVSQSKVGDPCPNCGTGLTAEKGIEVGHIFKLGQKYSKAFDITVLNDKGKATTTTMGCYGIGVNRCMATVIEQCNDDKGIFWPVSIAPFTVCLVSIAKNPDDIAKIESIYKALVAAGIEVLWDDRDLGPGFKFKDSELIGFPIRLTLGKGFLEKGEITILDRKSMAEETISFTTNEDLVGRLQNQIKTLHSALQAEVERAGT, encoded by the coding sequence ATGAAAGCTAGTTCCTATTTGATTCCTACTGCAAAAGAAGATCCACAAGATGCAGTTGTCGCTTCCCATAAACTGATGACAAGGGCGGGACTCATTCGTAAATCCGCAGCCGGATTGTATTCTTATCTTCCTCTCGGGTTAAGAGTTCTAAAAAAAATTGAAGGCATTGTTCGTTCTGAGATGGATCGGGCAGGCGGTTTGGAATTCCAACTTCCCATTTTAACTCCGAGTGAAATTTGGAAAGAGTCTGGCCGTTGGGATAAAATGGGAAAAGAAATGTTTCGTTTGAAGGATCGTCATGACAATGAAAGTTGCCTTGGCCCCACTCATGAAGAATCTTTTTGCGTGCTCGTGAAACCAATGGTTCGTTCTTATAAAGATCTACCGATCAACGTCTACCAAATTCATACAAAGTTTAGAGATGAAATTCGTCCAAGGTTCGGAGTGATTCGTTCTCGTGAATTTACAATGAAGGATGCATATTCGTTTCATTTAGATGATGAGTCTTTGGACAAAACCTATCAGACGATGCGTAAAACTTACCGAAGGATTTTTGCGGGGATGGGTCTTTCTACAATCCCAGTACAAGCAGACTCTGGAAATATGGGTGGGTCTGCGTCAGAGGAATTTATGGTAGTGTCACCGATTGGAGAAGAAACACTTACGATTTGTCCTTCTTGCCAATATTCGGGGAATATTGAAAAAACTCCTGTGATTCGAAATGCTGCACTAGCAAAACAAGCGTTTGCTGGAAATGATAAGATTCATACTCCATCCAAAAAATCAATTTCAGAAGTTGCTGATTTTTTAAAGACAAAGGAAGAAAACCTCCTAAAGGCAGTTGCTTTGTGGGCGGACGGAACCTACGTCTTAGTCTTTTTAGAAGGTGACCGCGAACTCAATGAAAACAAACTAAAAAATCATTTGGGTTGCAATGAACTAAGACCGATGGGTCCGGCGGAAATGGAAAAACTTGGGCTTGTTCCTGGGTTCATCGGACCTGGATTTCCAAAATCAGAATCACTCAAAATCATCATTGATTCTCTCATCGATTGGAATTTTGGATATGTTTCCGGTGCGAACGAAGTAGATTACCATATAGCAGGGGTCAGTCTCCTTGACTTTTTCAAAGAAGAGGAAGTGACAAAAATCGACGTATCACAATCTAAAGTAGGAGACCCTTGTCCTAACTGTGGAACTGGTCTCACTGCGGAAAAAGGAATCGAAGTAGGTCATATCTTTAAGTTAGGCCAAAAGTATTCCAAAGCATTTGATATTACTGTTTTAAATGATAAAGGAAAGGCCACCACAACGACTATGGGTTGTTATGGGATTGGTGTAAATCGTTGTATGGCCACTGTCATCGAACAATGTAATGACGATAAAGGGATTTTTTGGCCAGTCTCCATCGCCCCGTTTACTGTTTGTTTGGTGAGCATTGCCAAAAATCCGGACGACATTGCCAAAATTGAATCCATCTACAAAGCACTAGTTGCGGCTGGCATTGAAGTTCTTTGGGATGATCGCGACCTGGGACCAGGTTTTAAGTTCAAAGATTCCGAACTCATTGGTTTTCCCATCCGACTCACACTAGGAAAAGGATTTTTGGAAAAGGGTGAGATTACCATCCTTGACCGAAAATCGATGGCAGAAGAGACCATCAGCTTCACAACCAATGAAGATTTGGTAGGAAGGTTACAAAACCAAATCAAAACATTACATTCTGCCCTCCAAGCCGAAGTGGAACGCGCGGGAACATGA
- the trpB gene encoding tryptophan synthase subunit beta, which translates to MGKNLPGYFGEFGGRYSPEILTEALEELESTYQKLKKSKKFKKELEYYLKNYVGRPSPLTYAERLTKLWGGARIWLKREDLNHTGAHKINNAIGQALIARFMGKKRIIAETGAGQHGLATATVGAMFGMETIIYMGAVDVERQNLNAKKIEMLGAKILPVTAGEATLKEATSEAMRDWALNVSTTHYIVGSAIGPHPFPTIVRDFQSFIGTEARAEFKKRNHKLPNAIVACVGGGSNSIGMFHAFLKDKQVAIYGAEAGGLGSKPGEHSATLTYGKTGFLHGTKTLIIQDEFGQIVPAHSVSAGLDYPGVGPEHAHLSQTGRVDYRMVTDEQALDSFLEVTRVEGIIPALETAHAFHVARDVAKDLGKKKDLIICLSGRGDKDVTEVLRLLGERSK; encoded by the coding sequence ATGGGCAAAAACCTACCTGGATATTTTGGTGAATTCGGTGGCCGTTACTCTCCTGAGATTCTAACGGAAGCATTAGAAGAACTTGAATCCACCTATCAAAAGTTAAAGAAAAGTAAAAAGTTCAAAAAAGAACTCGAATACTACTTAAAGAACTACGTCGGAAGACCTAGTCCTCTGACTTATGCAGAACGTCTCACCAAACTATGGGGAGGTGCTAGGATTTGGCTCAAACGCGAAGATTTAAATCATACAGGTGCTCATAAAATTAATAATGCCATCGGTCAGGCACTGATCGCTCGTTTTATGGGGAAAAAAAGAATCATTGCAGAAACAGGTGCTGGCCAACATGGCCTTGCGACAGCTACCGTGGGCGCAATGTTTGGAATGGAAACCATCATTTACATGGGTGCTGTCGATGTAGAAAGACAAAATCTCAATGCAAAAAAGATAGAGATGTTAGGTGCAAAAATTCTTCCAGTCACTGCGGGGGAAGCCACACTCAAAGAAGCTACGAGTGAAGCTATGAGAGACTGGGCCCTGAATGTATCCACAACTCATTACATTGTTGGGTCCGCGATTGGACCACATCCTTTCCCAACCATTGTTCGTGACTTCCAATCTTTTATTGGAACTGAGGCAAGAGCAGAGTTTAAAAAACGAAATCATAAACTTCCGAATGCCATCGTGGCTTGTGTGGGTGGTGGATCGAATTCCATAGGAATGTTCCATGCATTTTTAAAAGACAAACAAGTTGCCATTTATGGGGCGGAAGCTGGCGGACTTGGTTCAAAACCAGGAGAACATTCGGCAACTTTGACATACGGGAAAACTGGATTTTTACATGGTACAAAAACCTTAATCATCCAAGATGAGTTTGGACAAATTGTACCGGCACATTCTGTATCTGCAGGACTTGATTATCCGGGGGTAGGACCAGAACATGCTCACCTGTCCCAAACTGGAAGAGTGGATTACCGAATGGTGACAGATGAACAAGCGTTAGATTCTTTTTTGGAAGTTACTCGTGTGGAAGGAATCATTCCTGCCCTGGAAACAGCTCATGCTTTTCATGTGGCACGGGACGTGGCAAAGGATTTGGGTAAGAAAAAGGATCTCATCATTTGTCTTTCTGGTCGGGGCGATAAAGATGTAACGGAAGTTTTGCGACTCTTAGGTGAAAGAAGTAAATGA
- the trpA gene encoding tryptophan synthase subunit alpha has product MSKIKSLFDSRSFKSAFIPYFTLGDPNYNDSIEFGKTILDNGADILELGIPFSDPVADGPVIQRAVARSLKNPFSFEEIFRVTKAIHDHKPETPLVYLTYFNPIYHCGISKFLDRAKESGIVGLVIPDLPFDTEESEILFQELKVRDMDLIHLVTPASEKKRIQALSKTSSGFIYYVTSFGVTGERREFSVDLKERIKFLKDTIQLPICAGFGISTPEQSNQISQYADGIIIGSAIQRIIEENGSDRTKAVLALADYISKIRASIS; this is encoded by the coding sequence ATGAGTAAAATAAAATCTTTATTTGATAGTAGAAGTTTTAAGTCAGCATTTATCCCTTATTTTACCTTAGGGGATCCAAACTATAATGACTCTATTGAATTTGGAAAAACCATTTTAGACAACGGAGCTGATATTTTAGAACTGGGAATTCCTTTTTCTGATCCGGTCGCAGATGGCCCGGTCATCCAAAGGGCAGTGGCTCGTTCATTAAAAAATCCCTTTTCTTTTGAGGAAATCTTCCGAGTCACAAAAGCCATCCATGACCACAAACCAGAAACTCCACTTGTCTATCTTACTTACTTCAATCCCATTTACCATTGTGGGATTAGCAAGTTTTTGGACCGAGCCAAGGAATCAGGAATTGTGGGACTTGTGATTCCTGACTTACCTTTTGATACAGAAGAAAGTGAAATTTTGTTTCAGGAATTAAAAGTTCGGGATATGGATCTCATCCATTTGGTCACTCCTGCCTCTGAAAAAAAGAGAATCCAAGCCCTTTCCAAAACTTCCTCGGGGTTTATTTACTATGTAACTTCTTTTGGAGTGACGGGAGAAAGAAGGGAGTTTTCTGTCGATTTAAAAGAAAGAATCAAGTTTTTGAAAGATACCATCCAATTGCCAATTTGTGCAGGATTTGGAATTTCCACTCCAGAACAATCCAACCAAATTTCACAGTATGCGGACGGAATCATCATTGGTTCAGCGATCCAAAGGATCATTGAAGAAAACGGGTCAGACCGTACAAAAGCGGTTTTAGCATTGGCGGATTATATTTCTAAGATTAGGGCATCCATTTCCTAA